A window of Companilactobacillus allii genomic DNA:
GATAAACATCCCCACAAGTCTTCTCATTCATAAAATGATCCATCGTTTCTTGTTCATAAATGTTTAGTTTACCGATATCCATCAAATCATCTATTGGAATTGATGAGTTGCCACTCAAAGATACCAAGATACACTTGCTATCTTGCTTCAGTGTTTTAACTACATCTTGGCTATGAGTTGTCCAATCCAGTACTAGTGAATCGTTTTTCATTACTGAATAGTAAGTTTTATTAGACATTTTCTCTTTGTTCTTCAAGTTCCTTTTCAAATTTTGACAAATGGTCATCATAGTTATCAATTTTCATTGAGATCCTATCATAAGTGCTTTGCATCTCATCAAGTTTTGCTTTGATCACAGCCTGTTGTTCCTCAAGAATCCTTTTACGGCGAATAACCGTTGAATCCCCTTGATCAAAAAGTGAAATATATTCAGCCAACGATTCAACGGACATACCGGCATTTCTCATACATTTGGCGAAACTGACCCAATTACCATCTTCTTGTGTAAAATCTCTATATCCAACACTGTTTCGATGTACTGGTGGGATCAATCCCACTTTTTCATAATATCTAATAGTAGCTTCACTAAGTTCATACTCTTTTGCGACTTCTTTAATATTCATAATATACCTCTATGCTCGACTAATTCCCAAGCTTTCATTTTCGTAGAGTGTTGGTTCATTAATAATACGTGTAGCTAAGTCGGCCACACTATTTCTAGAAACATTCCTCCCAACAAAGGTCTCACCTTTAAAGGTCAATTGATAGTTTGTATCTAACTCATCATCAAACCAACTTGGGCGAATGATTGTTGAATCTAGATCTGACTGTTCTATAACATCAGCGGCTTTACGATATGGTATCAGTGCTGATGAGATATTGTTACTATCACCATCTGAATTCACCTCGTTGTAAATCCCCATGGAACTTATGAATATAATACGTTGAACTGCTTCATCGTCCATAGCCGTAACAATGTTTTGGGCAATTTCAGGTAAATTACCAGTCACGCTAACAAACACAATATCTTGGTCCTCAATGGCTGAATTAATATCAGATATTTTCGCGGCATCACCAGAGACGACACTCTCACGTTCAATATTCACATCTTTTATTTTGCTAGTATCTCGAACAAACAATGTCAAATGGCTATCGCTTGATTCTAGTAAATTTTTCCTCACAATAGAGCCAATTGAACCGGTCGCACCAATTATTAATACATTTTCCATATCGTCCACCTCATGTTTTCTTCCACTCTGTTTATTAATATAAACCTTAAACTGTACTTTAATGCAACTTATTTGTGAATTTATTTTATTATATTTTGGCTATTACCTCAAAATGCACATTTCTAATTGTTTTATGCATTGCTCGTTGCAAAGAACATCGAATATTACCACTCGCCCTTGGCAAGTGTCCTCACAATTTCTATAAGAGCAATCAAAAAAATACCTCTTAATATTGTCTATACATGCCATTAGTAACATTTTGAATCGATAGATGAACTGAGACATTTTTTGAACCTTTCTATTAATTCTAGCCTTAAAGTCACATTTAGAACAGCTTATCTCTTTTTACAAAATAAAAATGGTGCAATAGGATTTCTCCTATCACACCAAAAACCATAGGGTCAGAAAAAGTAAATTTACTTAGAATGACCATCGTGACTAATTTGATTTTACGTTTCATCACAATTATCCAATAAAGTTGCTGGTTTTCTGACACTATTCACTAAAATCGTAAGTAATCGTCCCATTTTCAATAATATACAAATGTCGATCCTCATTCTCAGGATTGAGTAATTGAACTTTAACATCATGATCCTTCGTCGGCATTTGATCCGCCATCTCCTCAGAAATTTTTTTTAATTCTTCCAAGTAGTTTGAGAGACTTTCAGTTCCTTCACCATAAACGATTACTTCTTCAACATCTTCATAAAAATTAGAACCATAAATCGGGACCACATCAATTGTGTTAGTACTTTTTGAATAATAAACTTCATTGTTTGAACCGAGGTGTTTGGAAACTACCGTTCTGCTCATATCAGCAATCTCTTGGTCCGATAAATGATTACGCTGATAAGTATTATAGCCATACTTACCTAATCCAGCTACGATAACTAAGACAATCACCCCAATAATAATTGATAAACTACTATGACTAGTCTTTGTTGTGGGATGGCTGATTGGCTGATTGACAGGAGAAGCATCAGTCTGTTGTGCCGATTGTCTAGAATGACTTCCATCACCAGTCTTGCTTACCGAAGATGTAACCTGACTAAGCAGCCTTACAGATGGTGACGGTTGCTTAGCACCACAAAATGGACAAAATGCAGAATCGGCTTCAATTTTTTTACCACACTTGATGCAGAATTTCATTTAGTTATCCTCCAAAATAGTCTGATATAGCTCGGTTCCTAGACTGTTCATAGCTGAAACTTGTTCAGATTCATTACCATCCTGTGATAAGACAACAACGACAAACGCCCCATGATTATTCTTGATAATAGCAGCATCATTTTGAACACCATAATCACCATACTCACCGGTTTTATTATAAACAGTCGCGTCACTCGGTAAATCATGAGGTAATTTAGCGTGGTTAGCATTTTGATGCATAATGGTCAACATGGCCCGATCAGCTTTCTGAGAAATCAGATTACCAGCGTATATCTTACTTAAAACTGTCGCCACATCAGTCACCGACGTATAGTTATCTTTGCCATCTGCCAAAGCATCTGTATCCATCATCTTTCGTTCTAGTTGTGTATCATTTAAATCTAACCGTTCAATTTCGGCATTAATTGTACTAATACCACCAATTTTGTCAATCATGATATTAGCCGCTGTATTATCGCTTTCATCCATCATCCGTTTCAATATTTC
This region includes:
- a CDS encoding MerR family transcriptional regulator, producing MNIKEVAKEYELSEATIRYYEKVGLIPPVHRNSVGYRDFTQEDGNWVSFAKCMRNAGMSVESLAEYISLFDQGDSTVIRRKRILEEQQAVIKAKLDEMQSTYDRISMKIDNYDDHLSKFEKELEEQRENV
- a CDS encoding NAD(P)H-binding protein, encoding MENVLIIGATGSIGSIVRKNLLESSDSHLTLFVRDTSKIKDVNIERESVVSGDAAKISDINSAIEDQDIVFVSVTGNLPEIAQNIVTAMDDEAVQRIIFISSMGIYNEVNSDGDSNNISSALIPYRKAADVIEQSDLDSTIIRPSWFDDELDTNYQLTFKGETFVGRNVSRNSVADLATRIINEPTLYENESLGISRA
- a CDS encoding zinc ribbon domain-containing protein, with amino-acid sequence MKFCIKCGKKIEADSAFCPFCGAKQPSPSVRLLSQVTSSVSKTGDGSHSRQSAQQTDASPVNQPISHPTTKTSHSSLSIIIGVIVLVIVAGLGKYGYNTYQRNHLSDQEIADMSRTVVSKHLGSNNEVYYSKSTNTIDVVPIYGSNFYEDVEEVIVYGEGTESLSNYLEELKKISEEMADQMPTKDHDVKVQLLNPENEDRHLYIIENGTITYDFSE